The proteins below are encoded in one region of Saccopteryx leptura isolate mSacLep1 chromosome 1, mSacLep1_pri_phased_curated, whole genome shotgun sequence:
- the SLC25A42 gene encoding mitochondrial coenzyme A transporter SLC25A42 — MGNGVKEGAVRLCEDAEAILPSPVSSKSDHRQVLSSLLSGALAGALAKTAVAPLDRTKIIFQVSSKRFSAKEAFRLLYFTYLHEGFLSLWRGNSATMVRVVPYAAIQFSAHEEYKRVLGHYYGFRGEALPPWPRLLAGALAGTTAASLTYPLDLVRARMAVTPKEMYSNIFHVFIRISREEGLKTLYHGFTPTVLGVIPYAGLSFFTYETLKSLHREYSGHRQPYPFERMIFGACAGLIGQSASYPLDVVRRRMQTAGVRGHARASIASTLRAIVREEGAVRGLYKGLSMNWLKGPIAVGISFTTFDLMQILLRRLQS, encoded by the exons ATGGGTAATGGTGTGAAGGAAGGTGCGGTGCGGTTGTGTGAGGATGCCGAGGCCATCTTGCCCTCGCCTGTCTCTTCAAAG AGCGATCATAGGCAAGTTCTCAGCTCCCTCTTGTCTGGGGCTCTGGCTGGCGCTCTTGCCAAAACAGCAGTAGCTCCCTTGGACCGAACCAAAATCATCTTCCAAG tgtctTCAAAAAGATTTTCTGCCAAG GAGGCTTTCCGGCTGCTCTACTTCACCTACCTCCACGAGGGCTTCCTCAGCCTGTGGCGCGGGAACTCGGCCACCATGGTGCGCGTGGTGCCCTATGCCGCCATTCAGTTCAGCGCACACGAGGAGTACAAGCGAGTCCTGGGCCACTACTACGGCTTCCGCGGAGA AGCCCTGCCCCCTTGGCCTCGCCTTCTCGCAGGGGCACTTGCTGGAACCACAGCTGCTTCACTCACCTACCCCCTGGACCTGGTCCGCGCTCGCATGGCTGTGACCCCGAAGGAAAT GTATAGCAACATCTTCCACGTCTTCATCCGCATCTCCCGGGAAGAGGGGCTGAAGACCCTCTACCATGGCTTCACGCCCACGGTGCTGGGGGTCATCCCTTATGCTGGGCTGAGCTTCTTCACATATGAGACACTCAAGAGCCTGCACAGAG AGTACAGCGGCCATCGGCAGCCCTACCCCTTCGAGCGCATGATCTTCGGGGCCTGCGCAGGCCTCATCGGGCAGTCGGCCTCATACCCGCTGGACGTGGTGCGGAGGCGCATGCAGACAGCGGGCGTCAGAGGCCACGCGCGCGCCTCCATCGCCAGCACACTGCGCGCCATTGTGCGGGAGGAGGGCGCCGTGCGTGGCCTTTACAAGGGCCTGAGCATGAACTGGCTCAAGGGCCCCATTGCCGTGGGCATCAGCTTTACCACCTTTGACCTCATGCAGATCCTTCTGCGGCGCCTGCAGAGCTAG